A window of Micrococcus endophyticus contains these coding sequences:
- a CDS encoding rhomboid family intramembrane serine protease, with product MSMHRPTPRLPERGAVPAARPAPSLAERVSGRLVAVIAPTLLLVAALWVVQIALVFFGRLVIPSLGLIPRSVTGLDGILFSPLLHAGWGHLIGNSTALILLGPLAALISGRPLALLAAAWLGSGVLTWVIGSPGVHIGASGIVYALVAFLVVYGIAVRRVVPVVVSVLVALTHLGSSLIGLLPAPGVSWTGHLAGAVVGVLLGLWWGRGDRRPRHADI from the coding sequence ATGAGCATGCACCGCCCCACGCCCCGCCTGCCCGAGCGCGGCGCCGTCCCGGCCGCCCGGCCGGCCCCCTCGCTCGCCGAGCGCGTGAGCGGCCGCCTCGTGGCCGTCATCGCGCCCACGCTGCTGCTCGTGGCCGCCCTGTGGGTCGTCCAGATCGCCCTCGTGTTCTTCGGCCGGCTCGTGATCCCCAGCCTCGGCCTGATCCCCCGCAGCGTGACCGGACTGGACGGCATCCTGTTCTCCCCGCTGCTGCACGCCGGCTGGGGACACCTGATCGGCAACTCCACGGCGCTGATCCTGCTCGGCCCGCTCGCCGCGCTCATCTCGGGGCGGCCGTTGGCCCTGCTCGCGGCCGCCTGGCTGGGCTCGGGTGTGCTCACGTGGGTGATCGGCTCCCCCGGCGTGCACATCGGCGCCTCGGGGATCGTGTACGCGCTCGTCGCGTTCCTGGTGGTCTACGGCATCGCCGTGCGCCGCGTGGTGCCCGTGGTGGTCTCGGTGCTCGTGGCGCTCACGCACCTGGGCTCGAGCCTCATCGGCCTGCTGCCGGCCCCCGGGGTCTCGTGGACGGGGCACCTGGCGGGCGCCGTCGTTGGGGTGCTGCTGGGCCTGTGGTGGGGCCGCGGCGACCGCCGCCCCCGCCACGCCGACATCTGA